In one Carassius carassius chromosome 12, fCarCar2.1, whole genome shotgun sequence genomic region, the following are encoded:
- the LOC132154148 gene encoding eotaxin-like — MKQNKMKFTLFTAILFSMGWMSIEGSVEDGRTPSCCLKVSDTKIPVEDIVNYSMQTAPLCPIKAVRFHTKRNKTICSDPNDSWAKKAIKSVDSRKKLTKESSKEPCTANLIPTTPTAQGRITTGGDGCSVSSCHSTKQTGHIPFHLMRSLKSRNKKRLRKIQMGN; from the exons ATGAAACAGAACAAGATGAAGTTCACTCTGTTTACTGCTATTCTTTTCTCTATGGGGTGGATGAGTATTGAAGGATCAG TAGAGGATGGACGTACACCAAGTTGCTGTTTAAAAGTGTCAGACACCAAAATTCCAGTTGAAGACATTGTGAATTATTCTATGCAAACTGCACCGCTATGTCCTATCAAAGCAGTAAG ATTTCACACCAAGAGAAACAAAACTATTTGTTCAGATCCAAATGACAGTTGGGCTAAGAAAGCAATCAAGTCGGTGGATAGTAGAAAGAAACTGACAAAGGAATCTTCCAAAGAGCCTTGTACAGCAAACTTGATCCCAACTACACCTACAGCACAAGGAAGGATCACCACTGGGG GAGATGGGTGTTCAGTAAGCTCCTGCCATTCCACAAAACAAACTGGTCACATTCCGTTCCATCTCATGAGATCTTTAAA GTCTCGTAACAAGAAAAGGCTCCGCAAGATTCAAATGGGGAATTGA